The Branchiostoma lanceolatum isolate klBraLanc5 chromosome 1, klBraLanc5.hap2, whole genome shotgun sequence genomic sequence CAAAATGAAAAGTTGGTACCACTGTCCAGCCTCCACTGCCACCGTAATTTTTACGTCCTTAGCGCGATGACGTCAAAACCTGATCCGTGTACCCATTCTTTACTGACCAGCCTCCACCCCCACCCTCACCCACCGCTTCCTTTGTATGGATTTTATGTGTTATGAACCACTCATTCATGGCCTGGCGCTTTTACTTTAACATACTTTCCATTGTAATTCTGCCTCCTTTTGTGATAATATTACAACGTTCTTAGAGTTGTTtcgtatacacacacacacatatatatatatatataaacgaCTTCTTGGTCTCGACAGACGTGACGTGTCGTttcgccccctccccctgtcggcaatttgtttttttacccCGAAAAATCTTCCTTTCCGTCCTAATGCGGTCCACACACCGTAGAAATGACCTATAGCTCCTAAACTTCGCGATAAGGCAGATATTTGGCATAACTTAACCTCCTACCTGCTTCCAGTGTCGAGTTTTACCTTCACACAATCCTGCAAACGTCTTCTGTGCGAGGCAACGGTTGAAAGGTGAACTTGGCGTagggtgaaaggtcatattCTGTGCCTGATTACCCATTTAGTGTATGGAAGCATCTGCCTACATTGTCAAAGGGCTACACCCATCCGCTGCTTCTATTTTCCGTTTTATTTCCACCTGACTTTTTTGCCAAGATTACTTCTTACCATAAAAAGTGTATTTTCTTAATATATATCtttcatttttcgtttttgcaaacagcccgaccggaccccggattggaaatgggaccaaagcagttggggggggggggggggggtggggggggcgaactgcacctgaacaatttgaaaaattaacatgtgtttttctgaacttcttcaatgacaaaatcatatataaactgttttcaacttgtcagcatctttattggtcttgctatcaaaactcccggcctgcctgaattaTCAGTTGCATATTAGATATTCAGCAGCTAttgaattcaacaatgaagagcggtctaaactggaacagtcctacctgaccgaaaattctactctactctactctactcattagttacgctgttccaatgtgtcGCTTTGGTCATGTTTGCTGTTGCATAAGGTCAGGAGataagtcacaaaataagcacatacttggtgtaaaattatatcggtacagtaccggtacttcatgatccagtaACTGTACCGAATCAACGCAGAACTACTTCTTTCTAGCAAAAACGATCATTTTGTCTCCAAAGACTTCTTGACGTGtggtttcgcccccctccccctcctacaATTTTCTCGCCCCGAAATGCCCTACATTTCGTTCCAATGCGGCCCATCTACCGTAGAAATGTCCTATAGCTCCTCTTCTTAATGATAAGGCAGATACTTAGCATAACTTAGGTTCTTACCTGCTTCAAGTGATGATTTCTACCCTCACTCGACTCGACTCCTCGATCCTGCAAGCGTCTTGTCGGCGAAGCAGCGGGTGAAAGGTGAACTTAGTGTGAGGTGAAAGGTCATTTTATTCTGTGCCTCATTACCCAGTTAGTGAGTGGAAATTTCTGCCCACattgtgttgacagccactcgagggAGTAGGGCGAATCTACATAGTGTCATTTGCCCACATTACGGAGGGGCTAAACCCTGCTCTGTCTGTTTTCCTTTTATGGCCGCCTTCATTTTTTTGCCAGTAGTGAATGTCATACAAGGAGTCAATGTAATTCAGATGGGAAGAAAAATCACCAACGGAGGTGGGAAGCATCGACACAGAAGACACTTTGTAACAGTGGACACCGTAGTTTTTTTCCTTGAATATTTTGCGCACGTTAatgaacccaccacatctttcgaaaaagagtaggggcatgccccggtgtgcgatggtccaaactcTTCTGTCTGgaagttggtgattcactacaaatcacccggatggaggcctggcgaacctccatctcgtatcagccaagtgtagcagattcatcaacaagttgatgtTGACTACCTAACCCAAAGAAGAACAGTAAAGGAGTTACATGGGGGTGCTGTATGATAAAAATGGAATTCATAACGCTAGATAGATGTGACACTGTGCGCGGCCAGCACAACAACATACATATGCGACAAAAGTAAAAATGGAAAGGAATCTGTTCTTTCATTAAACTTTTTATTTTGGCTTGTCAGTAATTGAATCAATTGTGTTCTTATAATAACAGTTGCTTCATATAACATCTTTAACTCCTGATATGGCACAATAATTAGTGTATCAATATATAATGTTTAGGAGAGTAAATAAATGAGAAACTAAAGATAATTGGTGTACCAATATAAAGTTAAACTACGTTAgtaaataaatgagaaaataaacatcacagcctCCACGAatatgtgttacactgaagcaCAACATTTTGAACGATGTGAGAAGAAAATAAGTGAAAAACTTCAACACTAATAAGTTGTAACATGTTCGTATTTCCCGAAGTACAGAACGCAGACCAAAGAAGGAAAAAATGGAATGGAGACTATTCTTATgtcagatttttttattttagctTGTCAGAAactaacatgtttttttaagtCAACTTTGTTCTGACATGTCAGCCATGGCAGTCGCTTCACATAACACAGCTGCAGGCTGCCTTCATAATGTTAATCACTCCAGGTGTAGCGGAATCATTAGtcatataatatataatgttcAGGTACGTAAATAAGTGAGAAAATTAATATGACAGGCTTTAACTTTGTAGGATGACATTGTAGGATGTCAGTACAAAGTCAGTCGTCAGGATAGCCTATTTTAGATTTGACAGTGATTTATTTGATATCGAGTTATAACATGTAACCTATACTAACACTTCCAACAAACCATGCTCCTCCCTGTTGCAGGTCTTTCCACGAATACCACACATAATAATACTCGATAGATGATAAAAAGTATACAGATTCTGCAGTGTTATTATATTTATAGACATTCTCTTATGTATGGAGATATGTGgattctgtgcagcagaatagtcacccTAGTCACATTTCAAGGGTTTTTCATCGGTATGTGTTAACATATATGTTTGGAAAAGTGAGACTTTTCagttgccctgtacccacacttgccacacatgtatggtttctcacctgaacGGTTTGCTAGATGTCGGTCGAAATGGACTTTCCGTGCAGTATAAAtggtcgcactggtcacacttgtagggtttttcaccagtatgggttttcatatgtctggataagtgAGACTTGTGAGCTGTTCTGTACCCGCATTCACCAcaaatgtagggtttttctccagtgtgtttgaTAAGATGTCTCCCAAATGTGGATTTATGTGCAGCGGCATAATCACATTGGTCACACTTAAAGGGCTTCCCTTGTGtggattctcatatgtttggataagtcagaattgttagttgttttgTCCCCGCACATCCCACACATTTAGGGTTTCTTGCCGATGTGGTTTGCTAAATGGCTGTTCAAATTACATTTCTCtgcagcggaatagtcacactggtcgcacttgtagggtttttcacccgtatgagttctcatatgtctggacaacTGAGACTTTCGGATagccctgtacccgcactccccacacatgtagggtttctgaccagagtgttttgctagatggctgtccaaggtggatttctgtgcagcagagtaatcacactggtcgcacttgtagggtttttcacccgtatgagttctcatatgtctggacaacTGAGACTTTCGGATagccctgtacccgcactccccacacatgtatggtttctcaccagtgtgttttgctagatgtcggtcTAAATCACATTTCTgcgcagcagaataatcacactggtcacacttgtatggtttctcaccagtatgggttctcatatgttgggataaatGAGACTTTTGAGTTgctctgtatccgcactccccgcacatgtagggtttctcaccggagtgtttggctagatgtcggttcaaattgcatttctgcgcagcagaatagtcacactggtcacacttgtagggtttttctccagaatgagttctcatatgtttggataactGGAGcttttgagctgtcctgtacccgcactcgccacacatgtagggtttctcaccactgtGTTTGGCTAGGTGTCGGTCCAATGTGGATTTCTCTGcagcagagtagtcacactggtcacacttgtagggtttttcaccagtatgggttatCATATGTTTGCTAGTTgctctgtatccgcactctctACACAcggtatgggttctcatatgtctgggtAGGTTATGCTTGTTAGTTGTCCTGTTtccgcactccccgcacatgtagggtttctcatcagtATGTGCTTCTGGCTGACTGTCGAAACCGGTTTCGGTTCCAGTCGGCTGGTCTTCAACGTTGCTTGTATCTCTGTCCCATAAAACTCTagtaggagacccatcacaGATGTTCTTTTGAacagcagtaggagacccataACTTGCATCTGCCATGTCAGTAACCTAACGGATTAATAAAGATCAAAGTCATCCATCCAAATTCAAGAGTGCATTTTTACGCTGATCCAAACAATGGGAAGTTGCTACAAATGTCCAGTCTCCACTCCTATCGTAATGACGCCAAAAACTGACCCACTTGTACCCCTTCCTTACTGAACACCCGGGCCGGGCCCCCCTCCCCGTTAAATAAATCTGCTATACAAACCGTTTTTCCGTTGGCCACGCATTCACGCACATTCGCTTTttatttttacatgtttttattgtagtttGTGTCCCTTTTGTAATACTGCAGCACCCTTCTTTGACTTTTTCTAATAAAAACGACCCTTTTGTCCAGAAATACGTGtggtttcgcccccctccccatcactaTTTTCTCTCACCACGAAAAAAAACCTTAACATTCCGTCCTATTGGCGCTAATCAACCATAGAAACGACCCATAGCTCCTCTGCCTCACGATAAGGCAGATATTTAGCATaactcaagttcttacctgcttcTTGTGTCAATTGTAGCCTCACAATCCTGCAAGCGTCTTCTAAGCGGGTGAAAGGTGAACTTCGCGTGGGG encodes the following:
- the LOC136424469 gene encoding gastrula zinc finger protein XlCGF57.1-like — its product is MADASYGSPTAVQKNICDGSPTRVLWDRDTSNVEDQPTGTETGFDSQPEAHTDEKPYMCGECGNRTTNKHNLPRHMRTHTVCRECGYRATSKHMITHTGEKPYKCDQCDYSAAEKSTLDRHLAKHSGEKPYMCGECGYRTAQKLQLSKHMRTHSGEKPYKCDQCDYSAAQKCNLNRHLAKHSGEKPYMCGECGYRATQKSHLSQHMRTHTGEKPYKCDQCDYSAAQKCDLDRHLAKHTGEKPYMCGECGYRAIRKSQLSRHMRTHTGEKPYKCDQCDYSAAQKSTLDSHLAKHSGQKPYMCGECGYRAIRKSQLSRHMRTHTGEKPYKCDQCDYSAAEKCNLNSHLANHIGKKP